From the Lathyrus oleraceus cultivar Zhongwan6 chromosome 4, CAAS_Psat_ZW6_1.0, whole genome shotgun sequence genome, one window contains:
- the LOC127137644 gene encoding uncharacterized protein LOC127137644 yields MSQHPSSSESKSSKHAKTSSMKFVDEDIMDVTPLCMIPGNTIGTSSDAGDKQGNTSGNSSLPKDMYYTDRAIRRLVTRILSEGHKVEGVSTPLSRREPSPEREPHADKDHDSSRSEKEVAAEGLCSLEITEGEDDSLVHLVKPSIAEKLRTKKGKSMAKIRAARVKKTARVGPSKPWSKVEVGKRKERRSSDSEEDVKDDVPNISPAKRQVVQKSPGKAVVVHLDNISIHLEDGAAKWKYVIQRRVAIERELGQEAVEVKEVIELIKNAGLMKTVVSLPQCYEGLVKEFIVNIPEDIHDKNSREFCKTWRGAGRCGGSWAAVWKLFAMYNDVVYFLNILF; encoded by the exons atgtctcaacatccatcgTCATCTGAATCCAAATCCTCCAAACATGCAAAGACTTCATCCATGAAGTTTGTAGATGAAGACATTATGGACGTCACTCCTCTATGCATGATACCGGGCAACACCATAGGTACCTCCTCCGATgctggagataagcaaggtaatacctctGGTAACTCCTCCCTTCCTAAAGACATGTATTACACTGATCGCGCTATAAGGAGACTGGTTACTAGAATACTGAGTGAAGGACACAAAGTTGAAGGGGTctctacccctctgtccagaagggaacCCTCTCCTGAGAGAGAACCCCATGCTGATAAAGATcatgattcatctagatcagaaaaagAGGTGGCTGCTGAAGGGCTttgctctctag aaatcactgaaggagaagatgatTCGTTGGTTCATCTGGTTAAACCTAGCATAGCTGAGAAACTGAGAACTAAGAAAGGGAAAAGTATGGCTAAAATAAGAGCTGCTAGAGTGAAAAAGACTGCACGAGTAGGACCCTCAAAACCCTGGAGCAAGGTTGAGGttggaaaaagaaaagaaagacGCAGCTCTGATTCTGAGGAGGATGTTAAAGACGATGTCCCTaacatctcccctgcaaaaaggcaggttGTTCAGAAATCTCCTGGCAAGGCTGTTGTTGTCCATCTAGACAATATCTCCATTCATTTGGAAGATGGAGCAGCAAAGTGGAAATATGTCATTCAAAGAAGAGTAGCCATTGAAAGAGAACTTGGACAAgaagctgtagaggtaaaggaGGTAATTGAGCTGATCAAAAATGCTGGACTCATGAAGACTGTGGTATCCCTACCCCAATGCTATGAGGGACTGGTTAAAGAGTTTATTGTcaatatccctgaggatattcaTGATAAGAACAGCAGGGAGTTTTGCAAG ACTTGGAGGGGTGCTGGAAGGTGTGGTGGAAGCTGGGCTGCTGTTTGGAAG CTTTTTGCTATGTATAATGATGTTGTGTACTTCCTAAATATTctgttttaa